The sequence CCGAAGAGGATTCTCGTTCTCATGGTTACCGGAAACAGGGGTCTCTGCGGTGGTTACAACACAAATGTCATCGACAACACGCTGAATTTTAAAAACAGGCTCGTGGTCGAGGAAGGGAAGGAAGTGCTGCTGTACGTCCTCGGCAAGAAAGGAAGCAGTTTTCTCAAATTCCTTAAAGAACCCGTATACAAGGTCGTCCAGAACCTTGAGGACAAACTTACTTTCAACGACGCCTCGGTCATCGGGTCGGAGTTGATCAGCCTGTTTCTGAACGGGGAGGTCGACGAGGTATACCTTTCATCGACAAAGGTGGTTTCAACCTCTTCCCAGAAACCGGCGATACAGAGGATACTTCCTGTTACACCGGACCGCACGGAGGTGGAACAGAGCGCTTCGGAATTTCATACGCAGTATATTTTCGAGCCGAGCCCCTATAAGATATTTTCGTCGCTTTTGCCATTGTATATAAAAGTGAAGGTTTACTCGAGCCTGCTGGAGTCCGGTTACTCCGAGCAGTTCGCGCGGCGCGTGGCGATGAAGAACGCAACCGACGCGGCGACCGAGATGGTGCGCGAGCTGACCATCCGATACAACAGGGTGCGCCAGGCAAAGATTACCAACGAGATCGCCGAAATCGTGGGCGGCGCCGCGGCGCTCGAATAGAACGTACGACGCACGCAGGGTCATCATCTTTAATTAAAGGAGTTCATTATGAGTCAGAATGTTGGCAAAGTGGTTCAGGTGATTGGTTCGACTCTGGATGTCGAGTTCCAGGAAGGACATTTGCCGGAAATTTATAATGCCCTTACCATAGACACCGAAGTCATGGGCGAAAAGATGCACCTCGTCTGCGAAGTGCAGCAACACCTCGGCGGTAACAGGGTGCGCGCGGTCGGACTTGCGGCCACCGACGGGATCCGAAGGGGCGACATTGTTATCGATACCGGGGCCCCCATTTCGGTACCGGTCGGCGAAGAAACGCTCGGACGTGTTTTCAACCTGCTGGGTGAGCCGGTTGACAAAAAGGGTCCGATCAAAGTAAAGGAGCGCCGTCCCATCCACCAACCGCCCCCAAAGTTCGACCAGTTGGAGCCGAAGTCGGAGATTTTCGAAACCGGGATCAAGGTTATCGACCTCCTCGAGCCATATATCAAAGGCGGTAAAACCGGTCTATTCGGTGGTGCGGGTGTCGGAAAGACGGTTGTTATCATGGAGCTCATAAACAACGTGGCCCAGCAGCATGGCGGTTATTCGGTTTTCGCGGGCGTGGGCGAAAGGACCCGCGAGGGCAACGACCTCTGGCTCGAGATGCAGGAATCGGGCGTTATAAACAAGGCATGCCTCGTATACGGGCAGATGAACGAGCCCCCCGGGGCGCGTCTCAGGGTTGCGCTTTCGGCGCTGACGATGTGCGAATACTTCCGTGACCTTTCGGGTAGGGATGTTCTCCTTTTCATCGACAATATATTCCGCTTCTCGCAGGCCGGTTCCGAAGTGTCCGCTCTTTTAGGACGTATGCCTTCGGCCGTGGGATATCAGCCGACCCTCGCCACGGAGATGGGCGCACTTCAGGAGCGCATCACATCTACAAAGAACGGTTCTATCACGTCCGTACAGGCCATTTATGTCCCCGCCGATGACCTTACCGACCCGGCACCGGCCACGGCATTTACACACCTTGACGCTCAGACCGTGCTTTCCCGTCAGATCGCTGAAAAGGGGATCTATCCTGCGGTTGATCCGCTCGAGTCCTCCTCGCGCCTGCTCGCCGCCGACCTGATAGGTGAAGAGCATTATGGTGTGGCTATGGAAGTTAAGCGAATACTCCAGCGCTATAAGGACCTTCAGGATATCATCGCGATTCTCGGAATGGACGAGCTCTCCGAGGAGGACAAACTGCTGGTGCAGCGCGCACGAAAAATAGAGCGCTTCCTTTCGCAGCCGTTTTTCGTCGCCGAGCAGTTTACCGGCATGGCCGGAAAATTCGTTAAGCTTGAAGAGACGGTCAAGAGCTTCAAGGCCCTTATAGGGGGCGAATACGACCATCTCCCCGAGCAGGCTTTCTACATGGTCGGCGGTATCGAAGAAGCGGTAGAAAAAGCGAAGAAACTCCAGTCCGGGAAGTAAGCCATGAGCATGAAATTACAGTGCACCATCCTTATGCCCGACAGGATCCTTTACGAGGGCGATGTACATTTCGCCGTCGTTCAGGCGTACGACGGCGAGACCGGTTTCCTGTACAACCACGCTCCCTTCGTATCCGAGTTGGGTACCGGCGAGGTCCGGCTTCGGATCGGCGAGCTGACGGAGTTTTTTATGATTGAGGGCGGGTTCGTTGAAATCAATGACAACAAGCTCGTTATCCTCGCCGAGAATGCCTATACCAAGGCGGACTTGATCAAGGACGAGATTGAAAGGGAGATGGCCGCAGTCCAGGCGAAGGAACCCAAAGACTACAAGGAGGGCCTGCTGGTCAGGTTAGAACTCACCAAGCTGAAGGCCAGGCTGAAAGTGGCATCACGCTGAATAAAACAGCCGAATAAGAGAAAAAGGATGTCAGGAAATGACATCCTTTTTTATTTGAGGCGCATATCCAATTTCTGCAGAAAAAAACTCTCGAAAAAACCGATAGTATAGCTGAGGATGCGATATCCATGCGCGTA comes from Spirochaetota bacterium and encodes:
- the atpG gene encoding ATP synthase F1 subunit gamma → MATQREIRKRIKSVASTRKITKTMEMVSTAKMKKMQTRLQMSKPYSEKIDRIIARLRESGVDDVADPLLLERADPKRILVLMVTGNRGLCGGYNTNVIDNTLNFKNRLVVEEGKEVLLYVLGKKGSSFLKFLKEPVYKVVQNLEDKLTFNDASVIGSELISLFLNGEVDEVYLSSTKVVSTSSQKPAIQRILPVTPDRTEVEQSASEFHTQYIFEPSPYKIFSSLLPLYIKVKVYSSLLESGYSEQFARRVAMKNATDAATEMVRELTIRYNRVRQAKITNEIAEIVGGAAALE
- the atpD gene encoding F0F1 ATP synthase subunit beta, with the translated sequence MSQNVGKVVQVIGSTLDVEFQEGHLPEIYNALTIDTEVMGEKMHLVCEVQQHLGGNRVRAVGLAATDGIRRGDIVIDTGAPISVPVGEETLGRVFNLLGEPVDKKGPIKVKERRPIHQPPPKFDQLEPKSEIFETGIKVIDLLEPYIKGGKTGLFGGAGVGKTVVIMELINNVAQQHGGYSVFAGVGERTREGNDLWLEMQESGVINKACLVYGQMNEPPGARLRVALSALTMCEYFRDLSGRDVLLFIDNIFRFSQAGSEVSALLGRMPSAVGYQPTLATEMGALQERITSTKNGSITSVQAIYVPADDLTDPAPATAFTHLDAQTVLSRQIAEKGIYPAVDPLESSSRLLAADLIGEEHYGVAMEVKRILQRYKDLQDIIAILGMDELSEEDKLLVQRARKIERFLSQPFFVAEQFTGMAGKFVKLEETVKSFKALIGGEYDHLPEQAFYMVGGIEEAVEKAKKLQSGK
- the atpC gene encoding ATP synthase F1 subunit epsilon → MSMKLQCTILMPDRILYEGDVHFAVVQAYDGETGFLYNHAPFVSELGTGEVRLRIGELTEFFMIEGGFVEINDNKLVILAENAYTKADLIKDEIEREMAAVQAKEPKDYKEGLLVRLELTKLKARLKVASR